One window of the Rhipicephalus sanguineus isolate Rsan-2018 chromosome 4, BIME_Rsan_1.4, whole genome shotgun sequence genome contains the following:
- the LOC119390380 gene encoding uncharacterized protein DDB_G0290685 isoform X8, with product MTAIRPWLALLAVAVCISLTCAAPYWRIPSNREDLAKKSQPTNLHERLDADDASGENSDYLPRYESRQSVSSENNQKDGNDSVENRSLDEENSQEGLASGSGSQEESESEEGDGSDEEDSQEGSTSGSGSQEESESEEGDGSDEEDSQEGSTSGSGSQEESESEEGDGSDEEDSQEGSTSGSGSQEESESEEGDGSDEEDSQEGSTSGSGSQEESESEEGDGSDEEDSQERSTSGSGSQEESESEEGNGSDEEDSQEGSTSGSGSQEESESEEGDGSDEEDSQEGSTSGSGSQEESESEEGDDSDEEDSQEGSTSGSGSQEESESEEGDGSDEEDSQEGSTSGSGSQEESESEEGDGSDEEDSQEGSTSGSGSQEESESEEGDGSDEEDSQERSTSGSGSQEESESEEGDGSDEEDSQEGSTSGSGSQEESESEEGDGSDEEDSQEGSTSGSGSQEESESEEGDDSDEEDSQEGSTSGSGSQEESESEEGDGSDEEDSQEGSTSGSGSQEESESEEGDGSDEEDSQEGSTSGSGSQEESESEEGDGSDEEDSQERSTSGSGSQEESEYEEGDGSDEEDSQEGSTSGSGSQEESESEEGDGSDEDDDSD from the exons CCTTACATGCGCTGCACCATATTGGCGTATACCAAGCAATCGTGAAGACCTGGCGAAGAAGTCGCAGCCAACAAATCtgcatgaaagacttgacgcggATGACGCTTCGGGCGAAAACAGTGATTACTTGCCAAGGTATGAAAGCAGACAAAGTGTATCCAGCGAAAACAATCAGAAAGACGGGAATGACTCCGTAGAAAATCGGAGCTTGGATGAGGAAAATAGCCAAGAAGGGTTAGCTAGTGGAAGCGGTTCCCAGGAGGAGAGTGAATCCGAAGAAG GTGATGGCTCGGATGAGGAAGATAGCCAAGAAGGGTCAACTAGTGGTAGCGGTTCCCAGGAGGAGAGTGAATCCGAAGAAGGTGATGGCTCGGATGAGGAAGATAGCCAAGAAGGATCAACTAGTGGTAGCGGTTCCCAGGAGGAGAGTGAATCCGAAGAAG GTGATGGCTCGGATGAGGAAGATAGCCAAGAAGGGTCAACTAGTGGTAGCGGTTCCCAGGAGGAGAGTGAATCCGAAGAAGGTGATGGCTCGGATGAGGAAGATAGCCAAGAAGGGTCAACTAGTGGTAGCGGTTCCCAGGAGGAGAGTGAATCCGAAGAAG GTGATGGCTCGGATGAGGAAGATAGCCAAGAAAGGTCAACTAGTGGTAGTGGTTCCCAGGAGGAGAGTGAATCCGAAGAAGGTAATGGCTCGGATGAGGAAGATAGCCAAGAAGGGTCAACTAGTGGTAGCGGTTCCCAGGAGGAGAGTGAATCCGAAGAAGGTGATGGCTCGGATGAGGAAGATAGCCAAGAAGGATCAACTAGTGGTAGCGGTTCCCAGGAGGAGAGTGAATCCGAAGAAGGTGATGACTCGGATGAGGAAGATAGCCAAGAAGGGTCAACTAGTGGTAGCGGTTCCCAGGAGGAGAGTGAATCCGAAGAAG GTGATGGCTCGGATGAGGAAGATAGCCAAGAAGGGTCAACTAGTGGTAGCGGTTCCCAGGAGGAGAGTGAATCCGAAGAAG GTGATGGCTCAGATGAGGAAGATAGCCAGGAAGGGTCAACTAGTGGTAGCGGTTCCCAGGAGGAGAGTGAATCCGAAGAAG GTGATGGCTCGGATGAGGAAGACAGCCAAGAAAGATCAACTAGTGGTAGCGGTTCCCAGGAGGAGAGTGAATCCGAAGAAG GTGATGGCTCGGATGAGGAAGATAGCCAAGAAGGGTCAACTAGTGGTAGCGGTTCCCAGGAGGAGAGTGAATCCGAAGAAGGTGATGGCTCGGATGAGGAAGATAGCCAAGAAGGGTCAACTAGTGGTAGCGGTTCCCAGGAGGAGAGTGAATCCGAAGAAGGTGATGACTCGGATGAGGAAGATAGCCAAGAAGGGTCAACTAGTGGTAGCGGTTCCCAGGAGGAGAGTGAATCCGAAGAAGGTGATGGCTCGGATGAGGAAGATAGCCAAGAAGGGTCAACTAGTGGTAGCGGTTCCCAGGAGGAGAGTGAATCCGAAGAAGGTGATGGCTCGGATGAGGAAGATAGCCAAGAAGGGTCAACTAGTGGTAGCGGTTCCCAGGAGGAGAGTGAATCCGAAGAAG GTGATGGCTCGGATGAGGAAGATAGCCAAGAAAGGTCAACTAGTGGTAGCGGTTCCCAGGAGGAGAGTGAATACGAAGAAGGTGATGGCTCGGATGAGGAAGATAGCCAAGAAGGGTCAACTAGTGGCAGCGGTTCCCAGGAGGAGAGTGAATCCGAAGAAGGTGATGGCTCGGATGAGGACGATGACAGTGATTAA
- the LOC119390380 gene encoding uncharacterized protein DDB_G0290685 isoform X44, whose translation MTAIRPWLALLAVAVCISLTCAAPYWRIPSNREDLAKKSQPTNLHERLDADDASGENSDYLPRYESRQSVSSENNQKDGNDSVENRSLDEENSQEGLASGSGSQEESESEEGDGSDEEDSQEGSTSGSGSQEESESEEGDGSDEEDSQEGSTSGSGSQEESESEEGDGSDEEDSQEGSTSGSGSQEESESEEGDGSDEEDSQEGSTSGSGSQEESESEEGDGSDEEDSQERSTSGSGSQEESESEEGNGSDEEDSQEGSTSGSGSQEESESEEGDGSDEEDSQEGSTSGSGSQEESESEEGDDSDEEDSQEGSTSGSGSQEESESEEGDGSDEEDSQEGSTSGSGSQEESESEEGDGSDEEDSQEGSTSGSGSQEESESEEGDGSDEEDSQERSTSGSGSQEESESEEGDGSDEEDSQEGSTSGSGSQEESESEEGDGSDEEDSQEGSTSGSGSQEESESEEGDGSDEEDSQERSTSGSGSQEESEYEEGDGSDEEDSQEGSTSGSGSQEESESEEGDGSDEDDDSD comes from the exons CCTTACATGCGCTGCACCATATTGGCGTATACCAAGCAATCGTGAAGACCTGGCGAAGAAGTCGCAGCCAACAAATCtgcatgaaagacttgacgcggATGACGCTTCGGGCGAAAACAGTGATTACTTGCCAAGGTATGAAAGCAGACAAAGTGTATCCAGCGAAAACAATCAGAAAGACGGGAATGACTCCGTAGAAAATCGGAGCTTGGATGAGGAAAATAGCCAAGAAGGGTTAGCTAGTGGAAGCGGTTCCCAGGAGGAGAGTGAATCCGAAGAAG GTGATGGCTCGGATGAGGAAGATAGCCAAGAAGGGTCAACTAGTGGTAGCGGTTCCCAGGAGGAGAGTGAATCCGAAGAAGGTGATGGCTCGGATGAGGAAGATAGCCAAGAAGGATCAACTAGTGGTAGCGGTTCCCAGGAGGAGAGTGAATCCGAAGAAG GTGATGGCTCGGATGAGGAAGATAGCCAAGAAGGGTCAACTAGTGGTAGCGGTTCCCAGGAGGAGAGTGAATCCGAAGAAGGTGATGGCTCGGATGAGGAAGATAGCCAAGAAGGGTCAACTAGTGGTAGCGGTTCCCAGGAGGAGAGTGAATCCGAAGAAG GTGATGGCTCGGATGAGGAAGATAGCCAAGAAAGGTCAACTAGTGGTAGTGGTTCCCAGGAGGAGAGTGAATCCGAAGAAGGTAATGGCTCGGATGAGGAAGATAGCCAAGAAGGGTCAACTAGTGGTAGCGGTTCCCAGGAGGAGAGTGAATCCGAAGAAGGTGATGGCTCGGATGAGGAAGATAGCCAAGAAGGATCAACTAGTGGTAGCGGTTCCCAGGAGGAGAGTGAATCCGAAGAAGGTGATGACTCGGATGAGGAAGATAGCCAAGAAGGGTCAACTAGTGGTAGCGGTTCCCAGGAGGAGAGTGAATCCGAAGAAG GTGATGGCTCGGATGAGGAAGATAGCCAAGAAGGGTCAACTAGTGGTAGCGGTTCCCAGGAGGAGAGTGAATCCGAAGAAG GTGATGGCTCAGATGAGGAAGATAGCCAGGAAGGGTCAACTAGTGGTAGCGGTTCCCAGGAGGAGAGTGAATCCGAAGAAG GTGATGGCTCGGATGAGGAAGACAGCCAAGAAAGATCAACTAGTGGTAGCGGTTCCCAGGAGGAGAGTGAATCCGAAGAAGGTGATGGCTCGGATGAGGAAGATAGCCAAGAAGGGTCAACAAGTGGTAGCGGTTCCCAGGAGGAGAGTGAATCCGAAGAAG GTGATGGCTCGGATGAGGAAGATAGCCAAGAAGGGTCAACTAGTGGTAGCGGTTCCCAGGAGGAGAGTGAATCCGAAGAAG GTGATGGCTCGGATGAGGAAGATAGCCAAGAAAGGTCAACTAGTGGTAGCGGTTCCCAGGAGGAGAGTGAATACGAAGAAGGTGATGGCTCGGATGAGGAAGATAGCCAAGAAGGGTCAACTAGTGGCAGCGGTTCCCAGGAGGAGAGTGAATCCGAAGAAGGTGATGGCTCGGATGAGGACGATGACAGTGATTAA
- the LOC119390380 gene encoding uncharacterized protein DDB_G0290685 isoform X39 — MTAIRPWLALLAVAVCISLTCAAPYWRIPSNREDLAKKSQPTNLHERLDADDASGENSDYLPRYESRQSVSSENNQKDGNDSVENRSLDEENSQEGLASGSGSQEESESEEGDGSDEEDSQEGSTSGSGSQEESESEEGDGSDEEDSQEGSTSGSGSQEESESEEGDGSDEEDSQEGSTSGSGSQEESESEEGDGSDEEDSQEGSTSGSGSQEESESEEGDGSDEEDSQERSTSGSGSQEESESEEGNGSDEEDSQEGSTSGSGSQEESESEEGDGSDEEDSQEGSTSGSGSQEESESEEGDDSDEEDSQEGSTSGSGSQEESESEEGDGSDEEDSQEGSTSGSGSQEESESEEGDGSDEEDSQEGSTSGSGSQEESESEEGDGSDEEDSQERSTSGSGSQEESESEEGDGSDEEDSQEGSTSGSGSQEESESEEGDGSDEEDSQEGSTSGSGSQEESESEEGDGSDEEDSQEGSTSGSGSQEESESEEGDGSDEEDSQERSTSGSGSQEESEYEEGDGSDEEDSQEGSTSGSGSQEESESEEGDGSDEDDDSD; from the exons CCTTACATGCGCTGCACCATATTGGCGTATACCAAGCAATCGTGAAGACCTGGCGAAGAAGTCGCAGCCAACAAATCtgcatgaaagacttgacgcggATGACGCTTCGGGCGAAAACAGTGATTACTTGCCAAGGTATGAAAGCAGACAAAGTGTATCCAGCGAAAACAATCAGAAAGACGGGAATGACTCCGTAGAAAATCGGAGCTTGGATGAGGAAAATAGCCAAGAAGGGTTAGCTAGTGGAAGCGGTTCCCAGGAGGAGAGTGAATCCGAAGAAG GTGATGGCTCGGATGAGGAAGATAGCCAAGAAGGGTCAACTAGTGGTAGCGGTTCCCAGGAGGAGAGTGAATCCGAAGAAGGTGATGGCTCGGATGAGGAAGATAGCCAAGAAGGATCAACTAGTGGTAGCGGTTCCCAGGAGGAGAGTGAATCCGAAGAAG GTGATGGCTCGGATGAGGAAGATAGCCAAGAAGGGTCAACTAGTGGTAGCGGTTCCCAGGAGGAGAGTGAATCCGAAGAAGGTGATGGCTCGGATGAGGAAGATAGCCAAGAAGGGTCAACTAGTGGTAGCGGTTCCCAGGAGGAGAGTGAATCCGAAGAAG GTGATGGCTCGGATGAGGAAGATAGCCAAGAAAGGTCAACTAGTGGTAGTGGTTCCCAGGAGGAGAGTGAATCCGAAGAAGGTAATGGCTCGGATGAGGAAGATAGCCAAGAAGGGTCAACTAGTGGTAGCGGTTCCCAGGAGGAGAGTGAATCCGAAGAAGGTGATGGCTCGGATGAGGAAGATAGCCAAGAAGGATCAACTAGTGGTAGCGGTTCCCAGGAGGAGAGTGAATCCGAAGAAGGTGATGACTCGGATGAGGAAGATAGCCAAGAAGGGTCAACTAGTGGTAGCGGTTCCCAGGAGGAGAGTGAATCCGAAGAAG GTGATGGCTCGGATGAGGAAGATAGCCAAGAAGGGTCAACTAGTGGTAGCGGTTCCCAGGAGGAGAGTGAATCCGAAGAAG GTGATGGCTCAGATGAGGAAGATAGCCAGGAAGGGTCAACTAGTGGTAGCGGTTCCCAGGAGGAGAGTGAATCCGAAGAAG GTGATGGCTCGGATGAGGAAGACAGCCAAGAAAGATCAACTAGTGGTAGCGGTTCCCAGGAGGAGAGTGAATCCGAAGAAGGTGATGGCTCGGATGAGGAAGATAGCCAAGAAGGGTCAACAAGTGGTAGCGGTTCCCAGGAGGAGAGTGAATCCGAAGAAG GTGATGGCTCGGATGAGGAAGATAGCCAAGAAGGGTCAACTAGTGGTAGCGGTTCCCAGGAGGAGAGTGAATCCGAAGAAGGTGATGGCTCGGATGAGGAAGATAGCCAAGAAGGGTCAACTAGTGGTAGCGGTTCCCAGGAGGAGAGTGAATCCGAAGAAG GTGATGGCTCGGATGAGGAAGATAGCCAAGAAAGGTCAACTAGTGGTAGCGGTTCCCAGGAGGAGAGTGAATACGAAGAAGGTGATGGCTCGGATGAGGAAGATAGCCAAGAAGGGTCAACTAGTGGCAGCGGTTCCCAGGAGGAGAGTGAATCCGAAGAAGGTGATGGCTCGGATGAGGACGATGACAGTGATTAA
- the LOC119390380 gene encoding uncharacterized protein DDB_G0290685 isoform X42: protein MTAIRPWLALLAVAVCISLTCAAPYWRIPSNREDLAKKSQPTNLHERLDADDASGENSDYLPRYESRQSVSSENNQKDGNDSVENRSLDEENSQEGLASGSGSQEESESEEGDGSDEEDSQEGSTSGSGSQEESESEEGDGSDEEDSQEGSTSGSGSQEESESEEGDGSDEEDSQEGSTSGSGSQEESESEEGDDSDEEDSQEGSTSGSGSQEESESEEGDGSDEEDSQEGSTSGSGSQEESESEEGDGSDEEDSQEGSTSGSGSQEESESEEGDGSDEEDSQERSTSGSGSQEESESEEGDGSDEEDSQEGSTSGSGSQEESESEEGDGSDEEDSQEGSTSGSGSQEESESEEGDGSDEEDSQEGSTSGSGSQEESESEEGDDSDEEDSQEGSTSGSGSQEESESEEGDGSDEEDSQEGSTSGSGSQEESESEEGDGSDEEDSQEGSTSGSGSQEESESEEGDGSDEEDSQERSTSGSGSQEESEYEEGDGSDEEDSQEGSTSGSGSQEESESEEGDGSDEDDDSD from the exons CCTTACATGCGCTGCACCATATTGGCGTATACCAAGCAATCGTGAAGACCTGGCGAAGAAGTCGCAGCCAACAAATCtgcatgaaagacttgacgcggATGACGCTTCGGGCGAAAACAGTGATTACTTGCCAAGGTATGAAAGCAGACAAAGTGTATCCAGCGAAAACAATCAGAAAGACGGGAATGACTCCGTAGAAAATCGGAGCTTGGATGAGGAAAATAGCCAAGAAGGGTTAGCTAGTGGAAGCGGTTCCCAGGAGGAGAGTGAATCCGAAGAAG GTGATGGCTCGGATGAGGAAGATAGCCAAGAAGGGTCAACTAGTGGTAGCGGTTCCCAGGAGGAGAGTGAATCCGAAGAAGGTGATGGCTCGGATGAGGAAGATAGCCAAGAAGGATCAACTAGTGGTAGCGGTTCCCAGGAGGAGAGTGAATCCGAAGAAG GTGATGGCTCGGATGAGGAAGATAGCCAAGAAGGGTCAACTAGTGGTAGCGGTTCCCAGGAGGAGAGTGAATCCGAAGAAG GTGATGACTCGGATGAGGAAGATAGCCAAGAAGGGTCAACTAGTGGTAGCGGTTCCCAGGAGGAGAGTGAATCCGAAGAAG GTGATGGCTCGGATGAGGAAGATAGCCAAGAAGGGTCAACTAGTGGTAGCGGTTCCCAGGAGGAGAGTGAATCCGAAGAAG GTGATGGCTCAGATGAGGAAGATAGCCAGGAAGGGTCAACTAGTGGTAGCGGTTCCCAGGAGGAGAGTGAATCCGAAGAAG GTGATGGCTCGGATGAGGAAGACAGCCAAGAAAGATCAACTAGTGGTAGCGGTTCCCAGGAGGAGAGTGAATCCGAAGAAGGTGATGGCTCGGATGAGGAAGATAGCCAAGAAGGGTCAACAAGTGGTAGCGGTTCCCAGGAGGAGAGTGAATCCGAAGAAG GTGATGGCTCGGATGAGGAAGATAGCCAAGAAGGGTCAACTAGTGGTAGCGGTTCCCAGGAGGAGAGTGAATCCGAAGAAGGTGATGGCTCGGATGAGGAAGATAGCCAAGAAGGGTCAACTAGTGGTAGCGGTTCCCAGGAGGAGAGTGAATCCGAAGAAGGTGATGACTCGGATGAGGAAGATAGCCAAGAAGGGTCAACTAGTGGTAGCGGTTCCCAGGAGGAGAGTGAATCCGAAGAAGGTGATGGCTCGGATGAGGAAGATAGCCAAGAAGGGTCAACTAGTGGTAGCGGTTCCCAGGAGGAGAGTGAATCCGAAGAAGGTGATGGCTCGGATGAGGAAGATAGCCAAGAAGGGTCAACTAGTGGTAGCGGTTCCCAGGAGGAGAGTGAATCCGAAGAAG GTGATGGCTCGGATGAGGAAGATAGCCAAGAAAGGTCAACTAGTGGTAGCGGTTCCCAGGAGGAGAGTGAATACGAAGAAGGTGATGGCTCGGATGAGGAAGATAGCCAAGAAGGGTCAACTAGTGGCAGCGGTTCCCAGGAGGAGAGTGAATCCGAAGAAGGTGATGGCTCGGATGAGGACGATGACAGTGATTAA
- the LOC119390380 gene encoding uncharacterized protein DDB_G0290685 isoform X24, producing the protein MTAIRPWLALLAVAVCISLTCAAPYWRIPSNREDLAKKSQPTNLHERLDADDASGENSDYLPRYESRQSVSSENNQKDGNDSVENRSLDEENSQEGLASGSGSQEESESEEGDGSDEEDSQEGSTSGSGSQEESESEEGDGSDEEDSQEGSTSGSGSQEESESEEGDGSDEEDSQEGSTSGSGSQEESESEEGNGSDEEDSQEGSTSGSGSQEESESEEGDGSDEEDSQEGSTSGSGSQEESESEEGDDSDEEDSQEGSTSGSGSQEESESEEGDGSDEEDSQEGSTSGSGSQEESESEEGDGSDEEDSQEGSTSGSGSQEESESEEGDGSDEEDSQERSTSGSGSQEESESEEGDGSDEEDSQEGSTSGSGSQEESESEEGDGSDEEDSQEGSTSGSGSQEESESEEGDGSDEEDSQEGSTSGSGSQEESESEEGDDSDEEDSQEGSTSGSGSQEESESEEGDGSDEEDSQEGSTSGSGSQEESESEEGDGSDEEDSQEGSTSGSGSQEESESEEGDGSDEEDSQERSTSGSGSQEESEYEEGDGSDEEDSQEGSTSGSGSQEESESEEGDGSDEDDDSD; encoded by the exons CCTTACATGCGCTGCACCATATTGGCGTATACCAAGCAATCGTGAAGACCTGGCGAAGAAGTCGCAGCCAACAAATCtgcatgaaagacttgacgcggATGACGCTTCGGGCGAAAACAGTGATTACTTGCCAAGGTATGAAAGCAGACAAAGTGTATCCAGCGAAAACAATCAGAAAGACGGGAATGACTCCGTAGAAAATCGGAGCTTGGATGAGGAAAATAGCCAAGAAGGGTTAGCTAGTGGAAGCGGTTCCCAGGAGGAGAGTGAATCCGAAGAAG GTGATGGCTCGGATGAGGAAGATAGCCAAGAAGGGTCAACTAGTGGTAGCGGTTCCCAGGAGGAGAGTGAATCCGAAGAAGGTGATGGCTCGGATGAGGAAGATAGCCAAGAAGGATCAACTAGTGGTAGCGGTTCCCAGGAGGAGAGTGAATCCGAAGAAG GTGATGGCTCGGATGAGGAAGATAGCCAAGAAGGGTCAACTAGTGGTAGCGGTTCCCAGGAGGAGAGTGAATCCGAAGAAG GTAATGGCTCGGATGAGGAAGATAGCCAAGAAGGGTCAACTAGTGGTAGCGGTTCCCAGGAGGAGAGTGAATCCGAAGAAGGTGATGGCTCGGATGAGGAAGATAGCCAAGAAGGATCAACTAGTGGTAGCGGTTCCCAGGAGGAGAGTGAATCCGAAGAAGGTGATGACTCGGATGAGGAAGATAGCCAAGAAGGGTCAACTAGTGGTAGCGGTTCCCAGGAGGAGAGTGAATCCGAAGAAG GTGATGGCTCGGATGAGGAAGATAGCCAAGAAGGGTCAACTAGTGGTAGCGGTTCCCAGGAGGAGAGTGAATCCGAAGAAG GTGATGGCTCAGATGAGGAAGATAGCCAGGAAGGGTCAACTAGTGGTAGCGGTTCCCAGGAGGAGAGTGAATCCGAAGAAG GTGATGGCTCGGATGAGGAAGACAGCCAAGAAAGATCAACTAGTGGTAGCGGTTCCCAGGAGGAGAGTGAATCCGAAGAAGGTGATGGCTCGGATGAGGAAGATAGCCAAGAAGGGTCAACAAGTGGTAGCGGTTCCCAGGAGGAGAGTGAATCCGAAGAAG GTGATGGCTCGGATGAGGAAGATAGCCAAGAAGGGTCAACTAGTGGTAGCGGTTCCCAGGAGGAGAGTGAATCCGAAGAAGGTGATGGCTCGGATGAGGAAGATAGCCAAGAAGGGTCAACTAGTGGTAGCGGTTCCCAGGAGGAGAGTGAATCCGAAGAAGGTGATGACTCGGATGAGGAAGATAGCCAAGAAGGGTCAACTAGTGGTAGCGGTTCCCAGGAGGAGAGTGAATCCGAAGAAGGTGATGGCTCGGATGAGGAAGATAGCCAAGAAGGGTCAACTAGTGGTAGCGGTTCCCAGGAGGAGAGTGAATCCGAAGAAGGTGATGGCTCGGATGAGGAAGATAGCCAAGAAGGGTCAACTAGTGGTAGCGGTTCCCAGGAGGAGAGTGAATCCGAAGAAG GTGATGGCTCGGATGAGGAAGATAGCCAAGAAAGGTCAACTAGTGGTAGCGGTTCCCAGGAGGAGAGTGAATACGAAGAAGGTGATGGCTCGGATGAGGAAGATAGCCAAGAAGGGTCAACTAGTGGCAGCGGTTCCCAGGAGGAGAGTGAATCCGAAGAAGGTGATGGCTCGGATGAGGACGATGACAGTGATTAA
- the LOC119390380 gene encoding uncharacterized protein DDB_G0290685 isoform X43, whose translation MTAIRPWLALLAVAVCISLTCAAPYWRIPSNREDLAKKSQPTNLHERLDADDASGENSDYLPRYESRQSVSSENNQKDGNDSVENRSLDEENSQEGLASGSGSQEESESEEGDGSDEEDSQEGSTSGSGSQEESESEEGDGSDEEDSQEGSTSGSGSQEESESEEGDGSDEEDSQEGSTSGSGSQEESESEEGDGSDEEDSQEGSTSGSGSQEESESEEGDGSDEEDSQERSTSGSGSQEESESEEGNGSDEEDSQEGSTSGSGSQEESESEEGDGSDEEDSQEGSTSGSGSQEESESEEGDDSDEEDSQEGSTSGSGSQEESESEEGDGSDEEDSQEGSTSGSGSQEESESEEGDGSDEEDSQEGSTSGSGSQEESESEEGDGSDEEDSQERSTSGSGSQEESESEEGDGSDEEDSQEGSTSGSGSQEESESEEGDGSDEEDSQEGSTSGSGSQEESESEEGDGSDEEDSQEGSTSGSGSQEESESEEGDGSDEEDSQEGSTSGSGSQEESESEEGDGSDEDDDSD comes from the exons CCTTACATGCGCTGCACCATATTGGCGTATACCAAGCAATCGTGAAGACCTGGCGAAGAAGTCGCAGCCAACAAATCtgcatgaaagacttgacgcggATGACGCTTCGGGCGAAAACAGTGATTACTTGCCAAGGTATGAAAGCAGACAAAGTGTATCCAGCGAAAACAATCAGAAAGACGGGAATGACTCCGTAGAAAATCGGAGCTTGGATGAGGAAAATAGCCAAGAAGGGTTAGCTAGTGGAAGCGGTTCCCAGGAGGAGAGTGAATCCGAAGAAG GTGATGGCTCGGATGAGGAAGATAGCCAAGAAGGGTCAACTAGTGGTAGCGGTTCCCAGGAGGAGAGTGAATCCGAAGAAGGTGATGGCTCGGATGAGGAAGATAGCCAAGAAGGATCAACTAGTGGTAGCGGTTCCCAGGAGGAGAGTGAATCCGAAGAAG GTGATGGCTCGGATGAGGAAGATAGCCAAGAAGGGTCAACTAGTGGTAGCGGTTCCCAGGAGGAGAGTGAATCCGAAGAAGGTGATGGCTCGGATGAGGAAGATAGCCAAGAAGGGTCAACTAGTGGTAGCGGTTCCCAGGAGGAGAGTGAATCCGAAGAAG GTGATGGCTCGGATGAGGAAGATAGCCAAGAAAGGTCAACTAGTGGTAGTGGTTCCCAGGAGGAGAGTGAATCCGAAGAAGGTAATGGCTCGGATGAGGAAGATAGCCAAGAAGGGTCAACTAGTGGTAGCGGTTCCCAGGAGGAGAGTGAATCCGAAGAAGGTGATGGCTCGGATGAGGAAGATAGCCAAGAAGGATCAACTAGTGGTAGCGGTTCCCAGGAGGAGAGTGAATCCGAAGAAGGTGATGACTCGGATGAGGAAGATAGCCAAGAAGGGTCAACTAGTGGTAGCGGTTCCCAGGAGGAGAGTGAATCCGAAGAAG GTGATGGCTCGGATGAGGAAGATAGCCAAGAAGGGTCAACTAGTGGTAGCGGTTCCCAGGAGGAGAGTGAATCCGAAGAAG GTGATGGCTCAGATGAGGAAGATAGCCAGGAAGGGTCAACTAGTGGTAGCGGTTCCCAGGAGGAGAGTGAATCCGAAGAAG GTGATGGCTCGGATGAGGAAGACAGCCAAGAAAGATCAACTAGTGGTAGCGGTTCCCAGGAGGAGAGTGAATCCGAAGAAGGTGATGGCTCGGATGAGGAAGATAGCCAAGAAGGGTCAACAAGTGGTAGCGGTTCCCAGGAGGAGAGTGAATCCGAAGAAG GTGATGGCTCGGATGAGGAAGATAGCCAAGAAGGGTCAACTAGTGGTAGCGGTTCCCAGGAGGAGAGTGAATCCGAAGAAGGTGATGGCTCGGATGAGGAAGATAGCCAAGAAGGGTCAACTAGTGGTAGCGGTTCCCAGGAGGAGAGTGAATCCGAAGAAG GTGATGGCTCGGATGAGGAAGATAGCCAAGAAGGGTCAACTAGTGGCAGCGGTTCCCAGGAGGAGAGTGAATCCGAAGAAGGTGATGGCTCGGATGAGGACGATGACAGTGATTAA